The following proteins are encoded in a genomic region of Hirundo rustica isolate bHirRus1 chromosome 3, bHirRus1.pri.v3, whole genome shotgun sequence:
- the SHLD1 gene encoding shieldin complex subunit 1 isoform X2, whose product MKGGSNPSSAAPADSSAEGSEEADVRCYPKAGLCEPSEPNDSVLSWVRERDGAEDPSIRDSLDGFYKMYCRKQPERKDPTYEAASRCLSQKISELEQKEGTKYASRCLQMAQLVLNRDGCKIFPNHPPSACFSKAAEGEVLLENRRRIPGLSDDILQFLLKQIQEERSLDGSQEK is encoded by the coding sequence GAGGGAGCAATCCAtcatctgcagctcctgcagactCTTCTGCTGAAGGCTCTGAGGAAGCAGACGTGAGATGTTACCCAAAAGCGGGGCTGTGTGAGCCCTCTGAACCTAATGACTCTGTGCTCTCATGGGTGCGTGAACGTGACGGTGCAGAGGATCCCAGCATCAGGGACTCTCTGGACGGCTTCTACAAAATGTATTGCAGAAAGCAGCCAGAGAGGAAGGACCCGACCTACGAGGCTGCCTCACGGTGTCTGTCACAGAAGATTTCAGAGCTGGAGCAAAAGGAGGGAACAAAATATGCGTCACGTTGTCTGCAAATGGCACAGTTGGTCTTGAACAGAGATGGATGTAAGATCTTTCCAAACCATCCCCCTTCCGCTTGCTTTTCAAAGGCAGCCGAAGGAGAAGTCTTGTTGGAAAACAGGAGGAGGATACCCGGACTCTCAGATGACATCCTGCAGTTCCTCTTGAAACAAATACAGGAGGAACGTAGCCTTGATGGGTCACAGGAGAAGTGA
- the CHGB gene encoding secretogranin-1 isoform X1: protein MTSFVLAGEGRGSRLRAVDFPRSSLRQRLGASTVPVEKDHTEEMVTQCIVEVLSNALSKPNAPPINPECKEILKKSDKNDRERSENKEPEVRHPKDPAETQKHPAGSVEKEQKQAEEESKKYLEGGDEEKLTGEEGKSREEEAGHHTPAQEETLHTEEKKLYRETGREEERNYHSEEESKEGQCCEDVEAAVVTKKSHSEGTSMEEFRGGNGRSPGGRWHLEEGMQSPSKQIREGEEGEEERSEKYHQESEERGFSHQQEREESEESEEREEAREPSKARGYHGKHGAGDSYDEKRGRGDERGEPGQPRPWEQWKHHQEQQEEAEEKGGSPGRGGPEELRDEERRDSWQQGRESREGENKRRQHSQERRQHEGSRHSEGRTRLAGEDEEELDGYLSVGGRSRSWNEEGERSQRAREHEGQAGRRSSAEDGLQRQRERPEKKHRSGERVENEEEEERFAEREEYGGHRPAEKEKRTAASYRPFYPLLWWKSRHSDKRDGAGERLLEGRERGRPALSERNLFPEYSDYEWWPEKQIQSALKHRRAEKRNPGRRSRYDKVDQLAQLLNYRKKSAELPELYSSGEDLKKHHVAGNERRNLSQRPLTEEEEKQLENLATMDLELQNIAEKINSLRRG from the exons atgacaagcTTTGTCTTGGCGGGAGAGGGACGTGGAAGCCGTTTAAGAGCCGTGGATTTTCCGCGCTCCTCCCTGAGGCAGAGGCTCG gtGCCAGCACAGTTCCAGTGGAAAAAGACCACACTGAAGAAATG GTAACCCAGTGCATAGTGGAGGTTCTGTCCAACGCTCTGTCCAAGCCAAATGCTCCCCCCATTAATCCTGAATGCAAAGAAATCCTGAAGAAGA GTGATAAAAATGACAGAGAGAGAAGCGAAAACAAAGAGCCTGAAGTGAGGCACCCCAAAGACCCAGCAGAGACCCAAAAACATCCTGCTGGGAGCGtggagaaagaacaaaagcaggcagaggaggaatCTAAAAAGTACCTGGAAGGAGGTGATGAGGAGAAACTCACTGGTGAGGAAGGTaaaagcagggaagaggaggcagGGCACCACACACCTGCCCAGGAGGAGACGCTTCACACGGAAGAAAAAAAGCTCTACCGAGAaactgggagagaggaggagaggaattACCACAGTGAGGAGGAAAGCAAAGAGGGCCAGTGTTGTGAGGACGTAGAGGCTGCTGTTGTCACCAAGAAGTCCCACTCGGAGGGCACGAGCATGGAGGAGTTCCGTGGTGGGAATGGTCGGAGCCCCGGGGGCCGCTGGCACCTGGAGGAGGGAATGCAGAGCCCTTCCAAACAAATccgggaaggggaggagggagaggaagaaaggagcGAGAAATACCACCAGGAGTCTGAGGAACGTGGGTTCTCCCACCAGCAGGAGCGTGAAGAGTCTGAGGAGAGCGAAGAAAGAGAGGAGGCAAGGGAGCCCTCCAAAGCCAGAGGTTACCACGGGAAGCACGGAGCCGGTGACTCCTATGACGAGAAGAGGGGCCGTGGGGATGAGAGGGGGGAACCGGGGCAGCCCCGTCCCTGGGAGCAGTGGAAGCaccaccaggagcagcaggaggaggctgaggagaagGGCGGCTCTCCTGGGAGGGGAGGCCCTGAGGAGCTGCGGGACGAGGAGCGCAGggacagctggcagcagggccgggagagcagggaaggggaaaacaagAGGCgtcagcacagccaggagaggagaCAGCACGAGGGATCTCGGCACTCCGAGGGGAGGACGCGCCTCGCCGGCGAGGACGAGGAGGAGCTGGACGGGTATCTCAGCGTGGGAGGGAGATCCCGCTCGTGGAACGAGGAAGGGGAAAGGTCGCAGAGGGCGCGGGAGCACGAGGGGCAGGCCGGGAGGCGCTCCAGCGCCGAGGACGGCCTGCAGCGGCAGCGGGAGCGGCCGGAGAAGAAGCATCGCAGCGGTGAGCGGGTGGAaaacgaggaggaggaggaaaggttCGCAGAGAGAGAGGAGTACGGAGGCCATCGCCctgcagagaaagagaagagaaccGCGGCGTCCTACAGGCCTTTCTACCCGCTGCTGTGGTGGAAGAGCCGGCACTCGGACAAAAGGGACGGTGCAGGGGAGCGGCTCCTggagggcagggagcggggcaggCCCGCCCTGAGCGAGAGGAACCTTTTCCCCGAGTACAGCGACTACGAGTGGTGGCCAGAAAAGCAAATCCAGAGCGCTCTGAAGCACAGGCGCGCCGAGAAGAGGAACCCCGGCAGAAGGAGCAGGTACGACAAGGTGGATCAGCTCGCGCAGCTCCTCAACTACAGGAAGAAGTCGGCTGAGCTCCCGGAGCTGTACAGCTCTGGAGAAGACCTGAAGAAACATCACGTGGCTGGGAACGAGAGAAGGAACCTAAGCCAGAGGCCCCTGACAGAGGAAGAG gaaaagcagctggaaaacttGGCCACCATGGATCTGGAGCTGCAGAACATAGCAGAGAAGATCAACAgcctgaggagaggctga
- the CHGB gene encoding secretogranin-1 isoform X2, which produces MGPRALLALLALLLAAAPAGASTVPVEKDHTEEMVTQCIVEVLSNALSKPNAPPINPECKEILKKSDKNDRERSENKEPEVRHPKDPAETQKHPAGSVEKEQKQAEEESKKYLEGGDEEKLTGEEGKSREEEAGHHTPAQEETLHTEEKKLYRETGREEERNYHSEEESKEGQCCEDVEAAVVTKKSHSEGTSMEEFRGGNGRSPGGRWHLEEGMQSPSKQIREGEEGEEERSEKYHQESEERGFSHQQEREESEESEEREEAREPSKARGYHGKHGAGDSYDEKRGRGDERGEPGQPRPWEQWKHHQEQQEEAEEKGGSPGRGGPEELRDEERRDSWQQGRESREGENKRRQHSQERRQHEGSRHSEGRTRLAGEDEEELDGYLSVGGRSRSWNEEGERSQRAREHEGQAGRRSSAEDGLQRQRERPEKKHRSGERVENEEEEERFAEREEYGGHRPAEKEKRTAASYRPFYPLLWWKSRHSDKRDGAGERLLEGRERGRPALSERNLFPEYSDYEWWPEKQIQSALKHRRAEKRNPGRRSRYDKVDQLAQLLNYRKKSAELPELYSSGEDLKKHHVAGNERRNLSQRPLTEEEEKQLENLATMDLELQNIAEKINSLRRG; this is translated from the exons ATGGGGCCGCGGGCGCTGCTCGCCCTGCTCGCCCTGCTGCTGGCCGCCGCCCCGGCAG gtGCCAGCACAGTTCCAGTGGAAAAAGACCACACTGAAGAAATG GTAACCCAGTGCATAGTGGAGGTTCTGTCCAACGCTCTGTCCAAGCCAAATGCTCCCCCCATTAATCCTGAATGCAAAGAAATCCTGAAGAAGA GTGATAAAAATGACAGAGAGAGAAGCGAAAACAAAGAGCCTGAAGTGAGGCACCCCAAAGACCCAGCAGAGACCCAAAAACATCCTGCTGGGAGCGtggagaaagaacaaaagcaggcagaggaggaatCTAAAAAGTACCTGGAAGGAGGTGATGAGGAGAAACTCACTGGTGAGGAAGGTaaaagcagggaagaggaggcagGGCACCACACACCTGCCCAGGAGGAGACGCTTCACACGGAAGAAAAAAAGCTCTACCGAGAaactgggagagaggaggagaggaattACCACAGTGAGGAGGAAAGCAAAGAGGGCCAGTGTTGTGAGGACGTAGAGGCTGCTGTTGTCACCAAGAAGTCCCACTCGGAGGGCACGAGCATGGAGGAGTTCCGTGGTGGGAATGGTCGGAGCCCCGGGGGCCGCTGGCACCTGGAGGAGGGAATGCAGAGCCCTTCCAAACAAATccgggaaggggaggagggagaggaagaaaggagcGAGAAATACCACCAGGAGTCTGAGGAACGTGGGTTCTCCCACCAGCAGGAGCGTGAAGAGTCTGAGGAGAGCGAAGAAAGAGAGGAGGCAAGGGAGCCCTCCAAAGCCAGAGGTTACCACGGGAAGCACGGAGCCGGTGACTCCTATGACGAGAAGAGGGGCCGTGGGGATGAGAGGGGGGAACCGGGGCAGCCCCGTCCCTGGGAGCAGTGGAAGCaccaccaggagcagcaggaggaggctgaggagaagGGCGGCTCTCCTGGGAGGGGAGGCCCTGAGGAGCTGCGGGACGAGGAGCGCAGggacagctggcagcagggccgggagagcagggaaggggaaaacaagAGGCgtcagcacagccaggagaggagaCAGCACGAGGGATCTCGGCACTCCGAGGGGAGGACGCGCCTCGCCGGCGAGGACGAGGAGGAGCTGGACGGGTATCTCAGCGTGGGAGGGAGATCCCGCTCGTGGAACGAGGAAGGGGAAAGGTCGCAGAGGGCGCGGGAGCACGAGGGGCAGGCCGGGAGGCGCTCCAGCGCCGAGGACGGCCTGCAGCGGCAGCGGGAGCGGCCGGAGAAGAAGCATCGCAGCGGTGAGCGGGTGGAaaacgaggaggaggaggaaaggttCGCAGAGAGAGAGGAGTACGGAGGCCATCGCCctgcagagaaagagaagagaaccGCGGCGTCCTACAGGCCTTTCTACCCGCTGCTGTGGTGGAAGAGCCGGCACTCGGACAAAAGGGACGGTGCAGGGGAGCGGCTCCTggagggcagggagcggggcaggCCCGCCCTGAGCGAGAGGAACCTTTTCCCCGAGTACAGCGACTACGAGTGGTGGCCAGAAAAGCAAATCCAGAGCGCTCTGAAGCACAGGCGCGCCGAGAAGAGGAACCCCGGCAGAAGGAGCAGGTACGACAAGGTGGATCAGCTCGCGCAGCTCCTCAACTACAGGAAGAAGTCGGCTGAGCTCCCGGAGCTGTACAGCTCTGGAGAAGACCTGAAGAAACATCACGTGGCTGGGAACGAGAGAAGGAACCTAAGCCAGAGGCCCCTGACAGAGGAAGAG gaaaagcagctggaaaacttGGCCACCATGGATCTGGAGCTGCAGAACATAGCAGAGAAGATCAACAgcctgaggagaggctga